AAATACCTCCCCCAGTTCGGAATCCGCTTATGTGTCAATCCCCATATATCTGTACTAATTCTTGTTCCGCTTCCTTTTTTTCTTTCTACTACACCTAAAGACTGTAATTCTTCATATGCCGCTACCACCGTGCTCCTGTTTACTTGCAATGATTCAGCAAGGGCTCGTTCAGAAGGCAGCATACTTGCTGGAGAAAATAATCCAGTGGAAATTCCGTGTTCTATATAATCAGCAATTTGCTTATAAACGGGCTTTTTATCAGACCGATTGGGTTTCCATTCCAAAATACACTTCACCTCTATTAAATATTTCTATGAATTTAATTATATCAGCTCTAAAAAAAATATATCTAGTGGATGGGCTATTTTCTTTGTAATTGGATGGTTATCCTTTTGTTGTTTATCCTTAAAATAAACTTGTTATGTATTTATAGAAAGCAAAAATAATTGAATCAAAGGTTAATGGATGGATTTTTCTCTGAAAGAAAAACTGGTAATGAATAAAGGGGGATAAATTTTGACAATCGCTTATGGACTTGTTGGCATTACCCTAGTGGTCGCTATTATTGGAACACTGGTACTTACAACAAAATCAGACGAAAACTATAAAAAGGAAACTAAGCAAAATACCTTTAGACTGACTTCTATTTATATCGTCGTCATTCTAGTATCTATTATCGGTTTAGCATGGTACATCACGAATAATTAAGCATTCAAAATTCTACGAATTCTATTGAAGAATGGAGTATCGAAAAAAATGCAATTATTTCTTATGTTATTTCTAGTATTGGCTATGGTTACATTGTTTTTCTCCGGCTATTTCATCGGTGTATTAAGGGAACGTCACGGCAAATGTTGGATCATGTGGGTACCAATCCTAATAGCTGTCTTTATGTTCAATGTCATTTGGGCCCTAACCGAGCTGGCAAAGTCCCCGCGATGGAACTGAAGCACATAATGCAAAAAAATGCGTTAATCACTGGTTGATTAACGCATTCTTTCATTTAAGCTGAGCTACTTAATTATTCTATATTGCAAGTATTTGAGTTTCCTGTAAGCTATCTGAATGCAGGCTATACGCTACTACTTTCTTCTTGTACTGTTTAACTACATCTACACGATCCTCGTAAAGGAACACAAAAAGCTGAATTTCTTTCTTGCCTCTTTTTGTATTAATGATGATTGGGTTCCCGCCCTTCTCAGGATTTAAATATCTTTGCTCTGTACCAGGCCAGATGTAATATTTTTCGATAAAAATAGCTTGGTTGAAAAAATGAATAAATTGAGCTTTATTCTTCCCGTCTAATGGCTTCCGGTCAATCGTTACGGTAACATTCTCGTCGTTAAGCTTAGAATGAGTTTCAAAATAACTTAAAATCCATTCAACCGTACCCGTTGGAAGACAGGTCATTAGTAATTTAATAAGACTTAGAAGAACAATCGACAATATTACTCCCCATGTCATATCTCTCATCATCCCCTTGATTATAAAATTTGACCATTTAATCTTAAATCAATTTGGATGATTCTGTACCATCCAATAAGGGGTTTTTATTGCCGTCCAATTTTAATAAAATCATGGTCATACGAGAATAAGACATTTAGATGTATTTCATAATGTAAATAAACTTTAACTGAAGCTCTAATTTTACCTATGTATTAATCACTAAAATGCACAAATTCGCCAACAGGCTTTCGATAACCCCGAGGACGAATATTATGTGTGGTCATTTTCCCGATTGGAATCATTAAAATTGGCTGATGGTGATCAGGAATCCCATAGATTTCTTTGATTATATCGACATTTTGAACATGCATTGGACATGTATCCCAGCCTTTATCCTTTGCTGATAACATGAAGAGCATGGCGGATAAACAAGCGTTTCGAACATTATCTTCTTCTACAAATCTCGGATTATTTGCAAAAAGGTTATTAATTAACTCAATAGTTCGTTCATATTCATATTTATCTATAATTCCCAACACTTTCATTCCTTCGTATAAGCGGGGAGCTTCTTTATAACCTTCCTTATCTCCACATACGATAATAGTGGCAGATGCACTGAGGGTTTTGTGCTGTCCATATGATGCTTCTTTAACTTGTGCTTTCTTTTCTTCAGATGTGACGACATAATAATGTGTTGTTTGAAGATTATAACTAGAAGGATGGCTCTTAACCACCTCAAATATTTCTCTTAATTCCTTTTCTGTTATTTTTACATCTTTTTGGAAGTTTGTGGCCGAACGTCTAGCTTTTGCTAATTCAATAAAATCCATTTTTTCCACATCTCTTTCTGTTTAGACTTTTATTTTCCCAGAATACCGTAAAAAACCTCAAAATAAAACATCTCGAAAATGAGATAATAACATGTGACTTCTTTTGTGTAAATAGATTATATTTTATTAACATAATTTTTGTTTTAATGTTACTAACTTTAGTGTTTATAAATGAGAATTAGTTACAGAAGTTACTTTTTGGTTTTAACCTTGTTTCTTCTTTGAGGCCTAATCCATAATAAAGTTTAAAGTCAAAAAAACTAGGAATTTAATTCTTCCTAGTTTTAATAGTCACCCTAAAAGGTTCTGCATGGTAAAATTCCGAGCCTTCTATTTTTAATTTCTTGATATTATACTTTTTAGTTGAGAGTAAACCTCTCCTAACTCAAAATACTTAAGTTTCAGATTTAAACCATTCACCGTTATACAAATTTCTTTCATATTCATACTCATCCAATGGTTTGCTATAAATATAACCCTGAATCTCATTACAGGATAATTGCCTTA
The DNA window shown above is from Bacillus sp. T3 and carries:
- a CDS encoding YfmQ family protein, which gives rise to MTWGVILSIVLLSLIKLLMTCLPTGTVEWILSYFETHSKLNDENVTVTIDRKPLDGKNKAQFIHFFNQAIFIEKYYIWPGTEQRYLNPEKGGNPIIINTKRGKKEIQLFVFLYEDRVDVVKQYKKKVVAYSLHSDSLQETQILAI
- a CDS encoding nitroreductase family protein, whose amino-acid sequence is MDFIELAKARRSATNFQKDVKITEKELREIFEVVKSHPSSYNLQTTHYYVVTSEEKKAQVKEASYGQHKTLSASATIIVCGDKEGYKEAPRLYEGMKVLGIIDKYEYERTIELINNLFANNPRFVEEDNVRNACLSAMLFMLSAKDKGWDTCPMHVQNVDIIKEIYGIPDHHQPILMIPIGKMTTHNIRPRGYRKPVGEFVHFSD